From Penicillium psychrofluorescens genome assembly, chromosome: 6, one genomic window encodes:
- a CDS encoding uncharacterized protein (ID:PFLUO_008710-T1.cds;~source:funannotate): MSVLQRGVRPLSRAQVPRLALQQSRCVQIRATPAEDPSTVKDYLPLANTPSAAESRDARFEVVGAPYSLLSVSLSASQNLYTRRGTLVGLSGKADNVVSTLSVLEPFRRSVVGIPFLYQKISSASPVTALVSVRSPTTSFAVVNVNGSVDWMIAQRRALLAWTGRSLTIKPTVNTNLSLAHWGSSEVTGRGLMALVGNGQLYSIELKAGEQYIAHPSNVVAYTMSSNPPRPYRFKSTTLNFQVPGLKTLPRLLQNTKFIQDMFNSNTWKATMRFLHKVRTWSRITIWGDRLFLQFDGPTTILVQTRGPRLKDVLAPREANEIADVQRGVTVTATEAADKNAAVNTIPELARSVEDLTQEIKGTSQSVARIRKDGAVEIEEVGRTIR; encoded by the exons ATGTCAGTCCTGCAGAGAGGTGTCCGGCCTCTGTCCCGAGCGCAAGTGCCTCGTCTGGCCCTGCAGCAGTCGCGATGCGTCCAGATTCGCGCAACGCCCGCGGAGGACCCGTCCACCGTCAAGGATTATTTACCTCTGGCCAACACGCCCAGTGCCGCGGAATCACGGG ATGCGCGAttcgaggtcgtcggcgccCCATACTCGCTGTTATCGGTATCGCTTTCGGCGTCGCAGAACCTGTATACACGACGAGGAACTCTGGTCGGGTTGAGTGGCAAGGCGGACAAT GTGGTTTCGACATTGAGCGTTCTAGAGCCGTTTCGGAGGTCCGTCGTGGGGATACCTTTCCTCTACCAGAAG ATCTCTTCGGCCAGTCCCGTTACAGCACTTGTCTCCGTTCGATCCCCTACCACCTCTTTCGCTGTCGTGAATGTCAATGGCTCTGTGGACTGGATGATTGCCCAGCGACGAGCCCTGTTAGCATGGACAGGCCGGTCTCTAACTATCAAGCCGACAGTCAATACCAATCTG AGCTTGGCTCATTGGGGTAGCTCCGAGGTCACTGGCAGAGGATTGATGGCGCTAGTTGGCAACGGACAACTCTACTCGATCGAACTGAAGGCCGGTGAACAGTACATTGCTCATCCCAG CAATGTGGTCGCTTACACAATGTCCTCCAATCCTCCACGCCCGTACCGTTTCAAGTCCACCACTCTGAACTTCCAGGTCCCCGGCCTGAAGACGCTTCCAAGGCTCCTACAGAACACCAAGTTTATCCAGGACATGTTCAATTCAAACACATGGAAGGCTACGATGCGCTTCCTGCATAAAGTGCGGACCTGGTCCCGCATCACCATCTGGGGCGATAGg CTCTTCTTGCAATTCGATGGCCCCACAACCATCTTGGTTCAAACCCGCGGTCCTCGTCTGAAGGATGTTCTAGCCCCGCGCGAAGCAAACGAAATCGCCGACGTCCAGCGCGGAGTAACCGTCACCGCCACTGAAGCAGCGGACAAGAATGCCGCCGTCAACACAATACCGGAGCTAGCACGCTCCGTTGAGGATCTAACCCAGGAAATCAAGGGGACGAGCCAGAGCGTAGCGAGGATTCGCAAAGATGGGGCGGTGGAAATTGAAGAAGTCGGCCGTACGATTAGATAG
- a CDS encoding uncharacterized protein (ID:PFLUO_008709-T1.cds;~source:funannotate), giving the protein MAENEQRHISPSIDSATTNTGPSENSTPALSAQVSSDPEKGARPEEAQTSAQKGLGDPEAQKQDVAPMSTPATPAIGPPPDGGAKAWLTVLGAFCGLFVSFGWINCIGVFQTYYESHQLKGMSTSSVTWITSLETFVMFLGGPVFGTLFDNFGPRWILLGGTILHVFGLMMTSLSTEYYQFILAQGICSPLGASAVFNASVNSASTWFAKRRAFALGVTASGSSLGGVIFPIMVTKLIPQVGFAWTMRICAFLILGLLGISNLTLRSRLPHRRKPFQILNFLKPLTELRFALTVAGAFLFFWGMFLPFTFVITQAIRYGMSEHLANYLIPILNAASIFGRTLPGYVADKVGRFNVMIITTFFSAILVLALWLPSRGNVPIIIFSALYGFSSGAFVSLAPALVAQISDMREVGVRNGTFFAVISFAALTGTPIGGALVPNVLHGSYTNLQIFGGVVMFAGAALFVAARTVVGGFNLNKV; this is encoded by the exons ATGGCGGAGAACGAGCAACGGCACATTTCGCCGTCTATAGACAGCGCCACGACCAATACAGGCCCATCGGAGAATTCAACTCCAGCACTCAGCGCACAAGTGAGCAGCGACCCGGAGAAGGGTGCGCGGCCGGAGGAGGCCCAGACATCGGCGCAAAAGGGACTGGGGGATCCTGAGGCCCAAAAGCAAGATGTGGCCCCGATGTCGACTCCCGCGACGCCGGCGATAGGTCCTCCGCCGGACGGAGGCGCAAAGGCCTGGCTCACTGTGCTCGGCGCATTTTGCGGTCTGTTCGTTAGTTTTGGCTGGATCAACT GTATTGGTGTCTTCCAGACATACTATGAGAGCCATCAGTTGAAGGGCATGTCTACCAGCAGCGTCACCTGGATTACCTCGCTAGAGACCTTCGTCATGTTCCTGGGT GGCCCCGTCTTCGGAACCCTTTTTGACAACTTCGGTCCGCGCTGGATCCTCCTAGGGGGCACCATTTTGCACGTCTTCGGCCTGATGATGACCTCCCTCTCGACAGAGTACTACCAATTTATCCTCGCGCAAGGAATCTGCAGCCCGCTCGGCGCTAGCGCCGTCTTCAACGCCTCCGTCAACTCTGCCAGCACCTGGTTCGCCAAACGCCGCGCCTTCGCCCTGGGCGTCACAGCCTCTGGGTCGAGTCTGGGCGGCGTCATCTTCCCCATCATGGTCACCAAACTGATTCCCCAGGTCGGGTTCGCCTGGACGATGCGCATCTGCGCATTTCTGattctgggtctgctgggCATCTCCAATCTCACGCTGCGTTCGAGGCTGCCGCATCGTCGCAAACCGTTCCAAATCCTCAACTTCCTCAAGCCGCTCACGGAGCTGCGGTTCGCGCTCACCGTTGCGGGCgctttcttgttcttctgggGCATGTTCCTGCCGTTCACCTTTGTGATCACTCAGGCGATACGGTACGGCATGTCGGAGCACTTGGCGAACTACCTGATTCCCATCCTGAACGCAGCGAGTATCTTCGGTCGAACACTCCCGGGCTATGTCGCCGACAAAGTCGGTCGCTTCAACGTCATGATCATAACCACTTTCTTCTCTGCAATCCTGGTGTTGGCGCTCTGGCTGCCCTCGCGCGGCAACGtgcccatcatcatcttcagcGCCCTGTACGGCTTCAGCTCCGGCGCGTTTGTGTCGCTCGCTCCCGCTCTCGTTGCTCAGATCTCTGACATGCGCGAAGTGGGTGTTCGCAATGGCACCTTCTTTGCTGTTATCTCTTTTGCGGCATTGACGGGCACGCCCATCGGTGGTGCCCTCGTTCCCAATGTGCTGCACGGGTCTTACACCAATCTCCAGATCTTTGGTGGTGTGGTGATGTTCGCGGGCGCGGCTCTGTTTGTCGCCGCGAGGACTGTTGTCGGTGGGTTCAATCTCAATAAGGTGTAG
- a CDS encoding uncharacterized protein (ID:PFLUO_008715-T1.cds;~source:funannotate) — translation MSSDFWAGYISGALGIVIGNPLDVIKVRLQAGNVDGTSSQAHLTRFEKASSLVRGAAAPILGYGALNALLFVAYNRSLVAMDSSVTDPTNPVGIPLYKIWIAGAAGGLASWTISSPTEFIKCRAQLDSRPEVSSWKVAKDIYRTRGWRGLYYAGGITSARDSIGYGF, via the exons ATGTCGTCCGATTTCTGGGCGGGATATATCAGCGGTGCCCTTGGAATTGTCATTGGCAATCCGCTCGATGTGATCAAGGTCCGACTGCAGGCCGGCAATGTAGATGGCACATCCTCTCAGGCTCACCTAACCCGTTTTGAGAAAGCCAGCTCTCTTGTTCGGG GCGCCGCTGCCCCGATCCTTGGATATGGAGCTCTTAACGCTCTTCTGTTCGTGGCCTACAACAGGTCCTTGGTTGCAATGGATAGCTCAGTGACCGACCCTACCAACCCAGTGGGTATCCCATTATACAAAATATGGATTGCCGGCGCCGCAGGTGGTCTGGCCAGCTGGACTATCTCGTCTCCAACCGAGTTCATCAAGTGCCGGGCGCAGTTGGACTCTCGCCCGGAAGTATCTTCATGGAAGGTCGCCAAGGATATTTACCGCACGCGTGGCTGGAGGGGACTTTACTATGCCGGTGGCATTACTAGTGCGAGAGATTCAATTGGTTATGGATTCTAG
- a CDS encoding uncharacterized protein (ID:PFLUO_008712-T1.cds;~source:funannotate): MGLIDKLQARLELYRLEQRYTRRKNRSTFTTGAQYVDGEYVYSSSGSNSPTSTVSKHSTGSWRPSGSGSGIGSGSPR; this comes from the exons ATGGGCCTGATCGATAAACTCCAAGCCA GACTCGAGCTCTACCGCCTCGAGCAGCGCTACACCCGCCGCAAGAACCGCAGCACCTTCACCACAGGCGCGCAGTACGTCGACGGCGAATACGTCTACTCCTCCAGCGGTTCCAACTCGCCCACAAGCACCGTCTCCAAGCACTCGACTGGCAGCTGGCGTCCGTCTGGATCGGGATCTGGAATTGGATCTGGATCGCCGCGGTGA
- a CDS encoding uncharacterized protein (ID:PFLUO_008713-T1.cds;~source:funannotate), with amino-acid sequence MDISIQRLLNDKLYDKRKQGALELEKVVRDAVFGGEHEKIQKIVEQLCHDYAYVVHQPHARNGGLIGLAAASIALGSEGVAPYLKEIVPPVLACFSDQDARVRYYACESMYNIAKVAKGEVLLFFNDIFDALAKLASDSELSVKNGAELLDRLVKDIVAESAASYVSVLQLSEKEAADPDTVGETELPMAFSLAKFIPLLKERIHVIGPFTRNFLVSWLTLLDTIPDLELVSYLPEFLDGLIKFLGGPTKDVNVATQALLDRFLSEIKRITRLKKGIEESRKSERSHRRSTASDTASIKTDQTVGTPVTEEAPKDDTAVDDSVSEFADDEGDRVDGDWIPGQDVQIDYPKILDILVGFVDTSYEEEMQLTALRWIDTFFDISPEDILPFVPRLLTQVLPAMSSGSDQVRQAANKVNKSLLEYIFSLSDDATDEATQVMPSRVLSNTTSKESMDKASIPGSKPSELTVPDSRRQSTLQDAPGTMTPRSAVSVPVQPADLDYAAAVSSLTLQFLNENEATRVAALSWLIMLHRKAPKKVVAFNDGTFPALLKTLSDPAEAVVTKDLQLLSQISRNSEDSYFTSFMVNLLQLYSTDRHLLEVRGNLIIRQLCLNLSPERIYRTLADCLEKEEDLEFASIMVQNLNNNLITAPELSDLRKRLRNLDTKDGQMFFVALFRSWCHNAVSTFSLCLLAQAYEQAYNLLQVFAELEMTVNMLIQIDKLVQLLESPVFTYLRLQLLEPEKYPYLYKCLYGVLMLLPQSSAFAALKNRLNSASNIGFLHGGPRSMVPAAPSTSSASYDRSSGARLKGRDESIRWVDLLDKYKSVQERARRAQRAAQRHPLDATDTLSNPSLTDALSAAATDHTRTRDRPGLPDSPRGAVGAGVNAGLAPLGGRGGASDGAGGKAAGAPLLGPTHKQKSGLPNLGRLGIGGRKSKR; translated from the exons ATGGATATATCAATCCAGCGACTGCTCAACGACAAGCTCTACGACAAGAGGAAACAAGGGGCCCTAGA GCTCGAAAAGGTCGTACGCGATGCCGTCTTCGGAGGCGAAcacgagaagatccagaagatcGTCGAGCAGCTCTGCCACGACTATGCCTACGTCGTCCACCAGCCCCACGCGAGAAATGGCGGTCTGATCGGGTTGGCCGCGGCCTCCATAGCTCTGGGTTCC GAAGGGGTCGCGCCGTACCTGAAGGAGATCGTGCCGCCGGTTCTGGCCTGCTTTTCGGATCAAGACGCGCGCGTCCGATACTATGCTTGCGAGAGCATGTACAACATTGCGAAGGTCGCCAAGGGGGAAGTATTGCTGTTCTTCAACGACATATTTGACGCGTTGGCCAAG CTTGCGTCGGACTCTGAGCTCTCGGTCAAGAACGGTGCAGAACTTCTCGACCGGTTAGTGAAAGATATTGTGGCCGAGTCGGCCGCCTCATATGTGTCGGTACTACAGCTgtccgagaaggaggcggcggaTCCAGACACGGTCGGAGAAACCGAGCTGCCAATGGCATTCTCCCTTGCAAAGTTCATTCCTTTGCTCAAGGAGCGCATACATGTTATCGGTCCATTCACACGCAATTTCTTGGTGTCGTGGTTGACCTTACTAGACACCATCCCCGATCTGGAGCTGGTGAGCTACTTGCCTGAATTTCTAGACGGATTGATCAAGTTTCTGGGGGGCCCTACGAAAGATGTCAATGTCGCCACGCAAGCTCTTCTGGACCGGTTTCTTTCTGAGATCAAAAGGATTACGCGATTGAAGAAAGGGATCGAGGAAAGCCGCAAGAGCGAACGAAGTCATAGACGCTCGACAGCAAGTGACACAGCCAGCATCAAGACTGACCAAACGGTTGGAACTCCCGTTACTGAGGAAGCTCCGAAAGATGACACCGCCGTGGATGACTCGGTGTCAGAGTTTGCTGAtgacgaaggagatcgagtGGATGGAGACTGGATCCCAGGGCAAGATGTACAAATCGATTACCCGAAGATTCTGGACATACTTGTTGGCTTTGTCGATACCTCATATG AGGAGGAGATGCAATTGACCGCGCTTCGTTGGATCGATACCTTCTTCGACATCAGTCCCGAAGATATCCTTCCTTTTGTTCCACGACTTCTGACTCAGGTTCTTCCCGCCATGTCTAGCGGCTCGGATCAAGTGCGGCAAGCAGCAAACAAAGTCAACAAATCCCTCCTTGAGTATATCTTTTCTTTATCGGACGATGCGACGGACGAGGCAACACAAGTTATGCCCTCTAGGGTCCTATCTAATACGACCAGCAAAGAGAGCATGGACAAGGCATCCATACCTGGATCGAAACCATCGGAACTGACAGTCCCTGACTCAAGAAGGCAATCAACGCTGCAAGATGCCCCCGGTACTATGACACCGCGGAGTGCCGTTTCGGTGCCAGTACAGCCGGCCGATTTAGACTATGCTGCTGCCGTCAGCTCCCTCACTCTTCAATTCTTGAATGAGAACGAAGCTACTCGGGTAGCGGCCCTCTCATGGCTCATCATGTTACATCGCAAAGCACCGAAAAAGGTAGTTGCGTTCAACGACGGAACATTTCCAGCTCTTCTGAAAACCCTGTCCGACCCTGCGGAAGCCGTCGTCACCAAGGATCTGCAGCTTCTGTCGCAGATCTCGAGGAATAGCGAGGATAGTTATTTTACCTCATTCATGGTCAATCTGTTGCAGTTGTACTCCACGGATCGGCACCTGTTGGAAGTGCGCGGGAATTTGATTATCAGGCAGCTTTGTCTGAACCTGAGTCCGGAGCGTATCTACCGCACTCTGGCAGATTGTCTCGAAAAGGAGGAG GATCTCGAGTTCGCTAGTATTATGGTCCAAAATCTGAACAATAACCTCATCACCGCGCCGGAGCTCTCTGATCTGAGGAAACGATTGAGGAATCTTGATACCAAG GATGGTCAAATGTTCTTCGTTGCGCTGTTCCGATCTTGGTGCCACAATGCAGTCTCGACCTTCTCTCTATGTCTTCTTGCCCAGGCCTATGAACAAGCCTACAACCTTCTCCAAGTCTT CGCCGAGCTCGAAATGACAGTCAACATGCTGATCCAGATCGACAAACTGGTTCAGCTCTTGGAGTCACCCGTGTTCACCT ATCTCCGCCTTCAACTCCTCGAGCCAGAGAAATACCCCTATCTCTACAAATGCCTCTACGGCGTCCTGATGCTCCTCCCCCAAAGCTCCGCCTTCGCAGCCCTCAAGAATCGCCtcaacagcgccagcaaCATCGGCTTCCTACACGGCGGACCACGCAGCATGGTGCCGGCCGCGCCGTCCACCTCATCGGCTTCCTACGACCGTTCCAGCGGCGCACGCCTCAAAGGACGCGACGAATCAATCCGGTGggtcgacctcctcgacAAATACAAGTCCGTCCAGGAACGTGCCCGGCGTGCCCAGCGCGCAGCGCAGCGCCACCCCCTCGACGCTACGGATACACTCAGCAACCCCTCTCTAACGGATgccctctccgccgccgcgacGGACCATACTCGCACTCGCGATCGACCCGGTCTCCCTGATTCGCCGCGGggtgctgttggtgctggtgtAAATGCAGGACTAGCTCCTCTCGGGGGCCGCGGGGGTGCATCTGATGGTGCTGGGGGGAAGGCGGCCGGAGCACCGCTTCTGGGTCCCACGCATAAGCAGAAATCCGGGCTTCCGAATCTAGGCCGGCTTGGCATTGGTGGGAGGAAGTCGAAGAGGTAA
- a CDS encoding uncharacterized protein (ID:PFLUO_008711-T1.cds;~source:funannotate): MLLRAPRSPCWRPAARIARPSFAGRTQWTRLGHGSQQLRVFTSGGGPLRKDAKDSNPPPAKTSPASAPPEPQLAAANLVQSSKDGDGKTSTKKTLLNESAVGKKEQRKADWAIMKEMAKYLWPKGDWGTKLRVGTAMSLLVGAKVLNVNVPFYFKNIVDSMNVDFASLGGTAYTVAGSMIIAYGATRIGATIFQELRNAVFASVAQKAIRKVARNVFEHLLRLDLNFHLSRQTGGLTRAIDRGTKGISFLLTSMVFHVVPTALEISLVCGILTYQYGLQFAAITATTMVAYTAFTITTTAWRTKFRRQANAADNRGATVAVDSLINYEAVKYFNNEKFEVARYDKALKNYEDASIKVTTSLAFLNSGQNMIFSSALAAMMYLAADGVATGSLTVGDLVMVNQLVFQLSVPLNFLGSVYRELRQSLLDMETLFNLQKVNVTIQERPNAQPLQLKHGGAIRFENVTFGYHPDRPILKNATFTIPAGKKFAIVGPSGCGKSTILRLLFRFYDVQSGRILVDGQDIRDVSLDSLRKAIGVVPQDTPLFNDTIAHNIRYGNIEASDEEVHRAAERARIDQLIERLPEGYDTAVGERGMMISGGEKQRLAISRLLLKDPKLLFFDEATSALDTYTEQALLQNINSILKEKSRTSVFVAHRLRTIYDSDQILVLKDGQVAEMGSHRELLDLDGIYAELWNAQEVSLTQESDET; this comes from the exons ATGCTGCTCAGAGCACCACGCTCACCATGCTGGCGCCCGGCCGCCCGAATCGCACGCCCGAGCTTCGCCGGCCGGACACAATGGACGAGACTGGGCCACGGGTCACAGCAGCTCCGGGTATTCACATCAGGTGGCGGCCCTCTACGAAAAGACGCCAAAGACTCAAATCCCCCACCCGCAAAGACCAGTCCCGCATCGGCACCACCGGAGCCGCAACTAGCAGCCGCCAACCTAGTCCAGAGCTCgaaggatggcgatggaaaGACATCGACCAAGAAGACCTTGTTGAATGAGTCGGCGgtggggaagaaagagcaAAGGAAGGCCGACTGGGCGATCATGAAGGAAATGGCCAAGTACTTGTGGCCCAAG GGCGATTGGGGGACAAAGCTTCGTGTTGGAACAGCAATGTCGTTGCTGGTTGGAGCCAAG GTTCTGAATGTCAACGTTCCTTTCTACTTCAAAAACATCGTGGACTCGATGAATGTGGACTTTGCGTCTCTCGGCGGGACCGCGTATACAGTGGCCGGATCAATGATCATCGCCT ATGGCGCAACCCGCATTGGAGCGACAATATTCCAGGAGCTGCGAAACGCGGTGTTTGCCAGCGTGGCGCAAAAGGCCATTCGGAAAGTGGCACGCAATGTCTTCGAACATCTCTTGCGACTGGACCTCAACTTCCATCTCTCTCGCCAGACCGGTGGCCTCACCCGCGCCATTGACCGCGGCACCAAGGGTATCAGCTTCTTGCTGACCTCCATGGTCTTCCATGTGGTCCCGACCGCCCTGGAGATCTCTCTTGTGTGCGGCATTCTGACCTACCAGTATGGTCTCCAGTTTGCTGCCATCACGGCAACCACCATGGTTGCCTATACCGCattcaccatcaccaccacggcgTGGCGCACAAAGTTCCGGAGACAGGCCAATGCGGCCGACAATCGCGGAGCCACAGTGGCCGTGGATTCGCTGATCAACTACGAGGCCGTCAAGTACTTCAACAACGAGAAATTCGAGGTGGCGCGTTACGATAAAGCATTAAAGAACTACGAAGACGCATCCATCAAGGTGACCACGTCCCTGGCATTCTTGAACTCGGGCCAGAACATGATCTTTTCCTCTGCGCTGGCCGCAATGATGTACCTCGCTGCCGACGGGGTCGCGACTGGATCACTGACCGTGGGAGATCTGGTCATGGTCAACCAGCTGGTCTTCCAGCTCTCCGTGCCCCTCAACTTCCTGGGCTCTGTCTAtcgcgagctgcgccagtCTCTGCTAGATATGGAGACGCTCTTCAACCTGCAAAAGGTCAACGTGACGATCCAGGAGCGGCCCAATGCCCAACCCCTGCAACTGAAGCACGGCGGCGCGATCCGCTTTGAGAACGTCACCTTTGGCTATCACCCGGACCGCCCGATCCTGAAGAATGCGACGTTCACCATTCCCGCCGGGAAGAAATTTGCCATTGTCGGCCCTAGCGGCTGCGGCAAATCGACCATCCTGCGTCTGCTTTTCCGGTTCTACGACGTCCAGTCCGGCCGCATCCTGGTTGACGGTCAAGACATTCGGGATGTGAGCCTCGACAGTCTGCGAAAGGCCATTGGTGTGGTTCCGCAGGATACGCCGCTGTTTAACGACACCATCGCCCACAACATCCGGTACGGGAACATCGAGGCATCCGATGAAGAGGTGCACCGGGCTGCCGAGCGCGCACGCATCGACCAGCTGATCGAGCGCCTGCCCGAGGGCTACGACACGGCGGTGGGCGAGCGCGGCATGATGATCTCAGGCggcgagaagcagcgccTGGCCATTTCGCGGCTGTTGCTCAAGGACCCGAAGCTGCTGTTCTTCGATGAAGCG ACTTCTGCGCTCGACACGTACACGGAgcaggcgcttcttcagAACATCAACAGCATtctcaaggagaagagcCGCACCAGTGTATTTGTGGCGCATCGGCTGCGCACCATCTACGACAgcgaccagatcctcgtgTTGAAGGATGGGCAGGTTGCGGAGATGGGGTCGCATCGCGAGCTGTTGGACCTGGATGGGATCTATGCGGAGTTGTGGAATG CCCAGGAAGTATCGCTGACGCAGGAATCCGACGAGACATAG
- a CDS encoding uncharacterized protein (ID:PFLUO_008714-T1.cds;~source:funannotate) codes for MSDEGEFQWRGSPRCPSRTIEGHVPAWHFGVAAFRAKHASDTAADGTVRAPLQPSKSLNTLDRLAKPFKCPGSATYTRTSEKPSRKRRKVNYAGADGGTEDDGAEKPYTNEDRLALATRDVNKFPVFKPKDKDAAFRQRFFIPLMNKTTDDYNAGRAAPTLGMRQGATFVVKPLHDPSGEFAIVLYDPTVDDVPTPSQAQGPEAVPEEDGRPKLDEPLMHKSLADILGLKKKVEDRPKVPVVIDPRLAKVLRPHQIEGVKFLYRCTTGLIDANARGCIMADGMGLGKTLQCISLMWTLLKQSPEAGKTTIQKCVIACPSSLVGNWANELVKWLGKDATIPFAIDGKASKTELISQLKQWAIASGRSIVRPVLIVSYETLRMYVDTLKDTPIGLLLCDEGHRLKNKESLTWTALNSLNVNRRVILSGTPIQNDLSEYFALLNFANPDLLGSQNEFRKKFELPILRGRDAAGTEEDRKKGDERLLELSGIVNKFIIRRTNELLSKYLPVKYEHVVFCNMSKFQLDLYNHFIKSPDIKSLLRGKGSQPLKAIGILKKLCNHPDLLNLTTDLPGCEDAYPEDYAPPDTRGRDRDIKSWYSGKMMVLDRMLARIRQDTNDKIVLISNYTQTLDLFEKLCRSRAYGCLRLDGTMNVKKRTKLVDKFNDPDGPEFVFLLSSKAGGCGLNLIGANRLVLFDPDWNPAADQQALARVWRDGQKKDCFVYRFIATGSIEEKIFQRQSHKQSLSSCVVDSAEDVERHFSLESLRELFQFKPETCSDTHDTFKCKRCKPDGTQFIKAPALLYGDTSSWNHFVNDGEKGPLGKIQDLLLRQEVNERDVSAVFQYISH; via the exons ATGAGTGATGAGGGAGAGTTCCAATGGCGGGGATCTCCCCGGTGCCCCTCCAGGACGATCGAGGGTCACGTGCCGGCGTGGCACTTTGGTGTTGCCGCCTTCCGCGCCAAACACGCGTCTGACA CCGCGGCCGACGGCACCGTCCGCGCTCCATTGCAGCCCAGCAAGTCACTGAACACCCTCGACCGACTTGCGAAGCCCTTCAAGTGCCCCGGTTCGGCGACATATACTCGCACTTCAGAGAAGCCATCCCGTAAAAGGCGCAAGGTAAACTATGCAGGCGCCGATGGAGGCACGGAGGATGATGGAGCGGAGAAGCCGTATACGAACGAGGACCGACTGGCTCTGGCAACTCGCGATGTGAACAAATTCCCCGTGTTCAAACCGAAGGATAAGGATGCGGCGTTTAGACAAAGATTCTTCATTCCTTTGATGAACAAGACCACGGACGACTACAATGCCGGTCGAGCCGCACCGACTCTAGGCATGCGGCAGGGTGCGACATTTGTGGTCAAGCCGCTTCATGACCCGAGTGGAGAATTTGCGATCGTCCTATATGATCCGACTGTCGATGATGTACCGACGCCGTCACAGGCACAGGGCCCGGAGGCGGTTCCAGAGGAAGATGGTCGACCGAAATTGGATGAACCGTTGATGCACAAGAGCTTGGCGGATATTCTtggattgaagaagaaggtggaagACCGGCCCAAAGTCCCTGTTGTGATCGATCCACGACTCGCCAAGGTTCTGCGGCCACATCAGATAGAGGGCGTTAAGTTTCTTTATCGATGTACTACGGGGCTGATTGACGCGAACGCCCGTGGCTGCATCATGGCGGACGGTATGGGTCTCGGCAAAACG CTTCAATGTATCTCGTTGATGTGGACCCTACTGAAGCAATCACCCGAGGCTGGGAAAACAACTATCCAGAAATGTGTTATTGCATGCCCGTCTAGTCTGGTCGGGAACTGGGCCAATGAACTGG TCAAATGGTTAGGAAAGGATGCCACAATTCCGTTTGCAATTGATGGCAAGGCCTCGAAGACAGAGCTCATATCCCAGCTCAAGCAATGGGCGATTGCTTCAGGGCGCAGCATTGTCAGACCGGTGCTCATCGTATCCTACGAGACGCTGCGCATGTACGTAGACACACTCAAGGATACGCCGATTGGACTGCTTCTATGCGACGAAGGCCACCGACTGAAAAATAAGGAAAGCTTGACATGGACTGCTTTGAACAGCCTGAATGTCAATCGCCGAGTCATCTTATCTGGAACGCCAATCCAGAACGATCTCTCGGAGTATTTCGCTCTGCTTAACTTTGCCAACCCGGATCTGCTGGGGTCTCAGAACGAGTTCCGCAAGAAGTTCGAATTGCCCATTCTCCGGGGACGAGACGCCGCAGGGACTGAAGAGGACCGGAAAAAGGGCGACGAACGCTTGCTTGAACTTTCTGGTATTGTTAACAAGTTCATTATCCGCCGCACGAACGAGCTCCTATCGAAATATTTGCCGGTCAAATACGAGCATGTCGTGTTTTGCAATATGTCCAAGTTTCAGCTCGATCTATACAACCATTTCATCAAGAGTCCGGACATCAAAAGTCTGCTGCGCGGCAAAGGTAGTCAACCTCTGAAAGCCATTGGCATTCTGAAGAAGCTCTGCAATCATCCCGATCTTCTCAACCTGACAACCGACCTTCCGGGATGCGAGGACGCATACCCAGAGGATTACGCTCCTCCCGACACTCGGGGTCGCGATCGAGATATCAAGAGCTGGTATTCCGGAAAGATGATGGTGCTTGATCGAATGCTAGCACGTATCCGTCAAGATACCAACGACAAGATCGTGCTCATCAGCAACTATACACAAACCCTGGATCTATTCGAGAAACTCTGCCGGTCGCGCGCATATGGCTGCTTGCGACTTGATGGCACTATGAACGTCAAGAAACGGACGAAGCTGGTGGATAAATTCAACGATCCAGACGGCCCCGagtttgtctttcttctgaGCAGTAAAGCCGGTGGATGTGGTCTGAACCTGATCGGCGCCAATCGTCTGGTACTGTTTGATCCGGACTGGAACCCGGCAGCCGACCAGCAAGCACTGGCTCGAGTTTGGCGAGATGGGCAAAAGAAGGACTGCTTCGTCTACCGATTCATCGCGACGGGCTCGATTGAAGAGAAGATTTTCCAGCGCCAGTCACACAAGCAATCGCTTTCTTCATGCGTTGTTGATTCGGCAGAAGATGTCGAACGCCATTTCTCTCTGGAATCCCTGCGCGAGCTGTTTCAGTTCAAGCCCGAAACTTGCAGCGACACTCACGATACGTTCAAGTGCAAGCGGTGCAAGCCAGACGGGACCCAGTTCATCAAGGCCCCGGCCCTGCTGTACGGGGACACTAGCTCTTGGAACCATTTTGTCAACGACGGCGAGAAGGGGCCACTGGGCAAGATCCAGgacctgctgctgcggcaggAGGTGAACGAGAGGGATGTCTCGGCGGTGTTCCAGTACATCAGCCATTAG